A window of Podarcis muralis chromosome 10, rPodMur119.hap1.1, whole genome shotgun sequence genomic DNA:
CCAAGTGTTCTGTGCCTCCCAAGGAGGCATGGTGCAGTTGGTGATCCACTAAACTTAGAACAGTTTATTACCAAATATGATTCACAGTCTGCTGTTTTCCTTTATGCTGAATTAATTCATTTCCTATTTATTCTTTTGGGCAACTTTTAGCATATGTCTCCACATGTATGCGTGAAAAACCGGTTCCTCTTTTAAAAGTTGCTATTACGGTAAGCATGTATTTGACTGCTCGTAACAGGAAAAgcatcaaatatatatatatatattgcaatccTCTTTATAACCAAGTGGGTTAAAGTTTCCTTCCTGGTTACTAGAGCACTTCCTTTGCATCTGGTTATGAAGACAAACAAGAAAAGCGGAACAGCCTACAGAAACTACTCTTCATGTTGTGAATGATTGTCATTTTAAAGCAGCCAGACTTAAAATCTGTACAGATGAGTCTTTTCCAGGAGCTCAGTTTCTGCTTTGCAATTGGAGGTAATGTTTTGTTAAATGTTGCATCCgtgttttaaaatggtgtttcctATCAGCTGGCTCTTAGAAAACTAAGAATGCTGTTCAGTAATTTATGCCATCCCAATTTGGGTTGGTTGTGTTCCCACCTTTCTTTTGAAAGCTTTCTGGGGAGTTAAAGTCGGGGAAGGGGTTACTGACAGGCAGGTTTGTGCATTTAAAATCCATTCTGGAAAAAATGCTATTGTTGAGCAACACAGTTCTATATAAGAAGGGGAAACTAAACCAGGGATAGTCTAGGTTGGATAACTTTCATTTCATTTGATGCAGCAGAATTGAAACAGTAAGGACATTAGCAGATAAGGTGAAAGACAGAATGTACTTGAGACAAACTGGGGGGGAAATCCAACCTTCTCTGCTTGTGGCTGCTCCTTGAAAATAatatactggactagatggtttTAGGTCTGATcttaactttgttgttgttgtagtagttgttttaaaaacctcttgtctGTGCATTTCAGATCTTCTGTGGAGTCTTTACCTCTCTTTGACAAGCTATGTTATTTTGACAATGTTTGTGTTTCATTGTAAATGTAGTCAATATAGAGAGATATACATGGGACAGCTAAATTATTAAGTACATACTTTCTGATCTGCATACCGATTCAATTAGTGAGCAAAGGCATTGTTAAATATTATTGTTATCCAGGAACACGAGGCTGATAATTCAAGAGTGCTTCTAGGGTTTTAGCATATCTAGGAAAGGTTGCCAACTTAAATATTTGGAAGGTTGTGCTTAATTTCCTATTAAAGAAAACTGACATAAATTGTGGTGTTGATGGGATGGGAAAGAATATTAACATCTCTTATGCAGGGCTGtaaaaatattttcagtttcCAGGCTTCAGCTTTAGTATTTTAGGAGCCAGAATAAAAACTGTGTGGCTGAGCACAACCAAACCCtggggattatttttttaaaaaaactttgggtAATTATCACAGTAGCCTAGCAAACATTATTTGAATGAATGACTTGCGATTTATAATTTAACATTATTATAAGGGGCATTTTGGGGTGCTTTTTTGAGTGCTGACTGTGTTTTATTTAAGAACCAACCAAGCAGAAAgtctaaaattaaaaaaaaaaaaaaaagataactgAAGCTGCTGAATAGCAGAGAAAATGGTTCCAAGATGAAGTTCTAttcctgaagctaagcaggtttgggCCTGGTCAATATCTGGATGAGTATCCTGTTCTTCCGTTGTTTACACAGtctttcccttgatctggaattTCTGTTTTAGTTGCTGTGTGGTGTTGTTAATGAGCTTGCTTTACTGTATATTTTAACAATTTAAATGTTTCTGTAACTTGCATTTATACTTTGCAAATGGCTTAGAAGCCAACATATGAGTTTGTTGATGATATAAATGAAATAGAAAGCATTCACTCAACCAAGAAAGAATCTCTTTAACCTTGAGGTTTAGGGTTCACAGACTCAAATCTGAAGTTTGAAGATCAGTGTAGTGTTGTGGTACAATCTGAAAGCTTTTCCATATGTCATCTGCTGCCGTTTTGAGGCAATAGATTATATATAAAAACCCTACTTTGAGTTGGATCTAGACATGCCCTTCTGCAAATTAAAGAGCTCCTTTCATTGACAGAAGGGATTCTGATCCAGTAGATCAGTGGTTTCCAAAGTAGGTGGGGGGCAGTGGGATTACCAGGCACTAggaagcaagtgtgtgtgtgctgtaagTAAAAATGACTCTCAGACTTTGAAGAGCTGGTTTCACTGGTTTAAATTCAATTTTGTtggataaaataaatataaaattccACTGGATTTTCAATAAATGTAAAATTAATGTTTACTGTTTGAATTTTATTGGGTTATTATCTTCCCTCAGGGGGGAGGGTGTTCAAACTGCCGTTTGGAATAATGGTTTTCATAGGAAATTTCATAGGACAGGGGGCATTGAACCAAGGGGGTGGTGGTCCAAAAAAAGATTGGGACCAACTCCAGTAGAAGCTCCCTTTCAGCTGCCCCTTTCACCAGGGGGCAAaacaaagacccagtttggcactccCCATGCACATTCGCATACACACAGGCTGGGAACCTCAAGGGCACCTCTCTGGAGTCTTCATCTGGGGCAGAAAACCTGGctagcccccaccccaccttgtACTACTCCCACCCTATCCCAGATGGTACCCCAGCCCTCTGATATGCTTTCCGAAGGGCATGGGATGGCTGCAGGGGAAGGCGAAATCAGGAAAAGTTGTGTCCTCTGTTGCTAAGAGGAGAAATCCATTAGTGGAACTCCACTTATGATTAGTGCGGATACAACCCATTCTATCCAGACTTTTTAGCTGGGTTGCATCCAATTTTTCCTGAACTTAAGCTGTTTTAAATACTATTGAAGGCACTCAAAGGGACTTAAAAATGTTTTAACTTTGGCTGGCTCATGTCTGCTGTCATTTATGTAAACCTGATGGTGAAGATTGAATTCAAtgaaaatgcagcagcaaaaaattaaCTGAAAATTAAGCAGAACTATGCTgataacgggacgcgggtggcgctgtgggttaaaccacagagcctaggacttcccgatcagaaggtcggcagttcgaatccccgcgacggggtgagctcctgttgctcagtcccagctactgccaaccaagcagttcgaaaaggtgtcaaagtacaagtagataaataggtaccgctccagcgggaaggtaaatggcgtttccatgcgctgctctggttcgccagaagcggcttagtcatgctgccaacatgacctggaagctgtatgccggctccctcagccaataaagcgagatgagcgctgcaaccccagagttggccatgactggacctaatggtcaggggtccctttacctttactatttaatAATTAACAGTTCATGCCTTTTTAAAtgtgctccctcggccaataaagcgagatgagcgccgcaaccccagagtcggtcacgactggacttaatggtcaggggtccctttacctttacctttttatgctgatAACAAAAGACTAAAAATGACCTGCTCTTTTCTCTCGTGTTCCTAGTCTTCCTGTGGTATGGAGTTGGTGAGCAGTGAACAACCTGTTGTTATGAGAGACGACAACAAACGAAGAAGGAGAAGGATGAAGCCACACTCCACAGCAAGCAACTTGTCTTCAACTGAATTGATATCCATCGAGTTCATTCTACCTACAAGCAACATGCTAATAGATATAGCCAGCAACTGTACAGTAGAGCAGATGAAAGCACAAGTTTGGATGCGAGCAATAGAGAGGAACCAGACCTCGGATTTCTACCATAAATTCACTCCAGATCAATTTGTTCTTCAGTACCAAAAGAAGGGACAGTGGTATGAAATTTATGACAAACATCAAATAATACAGACACTTGACTGTATATTGTATTGGAAAGTGCTACAGAAGAAAGTGGGCAAAATTCACGTGATCCAAAAGCAGAAGCCCACAGAGGACGTTCAGAAGTTTCAAAAGCAACTCAATTATTTGATTGGCTATGATGTTACTGATGTCAGTAATGTTCACGATGACGAGCTGGAATTTGCTCGACGCAGGTTAGTCACTCCACGGACAATTGAAGTAACCTGCAGAGATCCAAAATTGTATTCAATGCACCCTTGGATTACATCCAAACCACTCCCAGACTACTTGCTTAGTAAAATtgtcaataataatattttaataaatatacacAGAGGGACAACTAGCCAAAAGATTAAAGTACCTATTGAGGACAGTCCAGATCTCATCCTTCAGAGTTTTTTCACCAAAATGGCAAAGAAGAAATCTTTGATGAATATTCCTGAAGATTACAGTGAGTTGAACTTTGTTCTGAGGGTGAGTGGCAGGGATGAGTATATTGTAGGAGACACACCTCTCAAAAACTTCCACTGGATAAGGCAGTGTCTCAAGAATGAGGATGAAATTCACTTGGTTCTAGATGAGCCACCTGACCCAGACCAGGATGAGGTGCAAAAAGAGGAGTGGCCCTTAGTGGACGACTGCACTGGAGTGTCAGGATACCATGAACAGCTGACAATCGATGGCAAGGATCATGAGAGAGTATTCACTATATCATTGTGGGATTGCAACAGGAAATTCAGGGTCAAAATAATTGGCATTGATATCCCTGTGCTTCCAAGAAACACAGACCTTACTGTATTTGTTGAGGCTAATATTCAACATGGCCAGCAGCTCCTTTCACAGAAAAGAACGACAGCTAAACCATTTACTGAAGAAGTCCTGTGGAATATGTGGCTTGAGTTTGATATCAAGATTAAAGACTTGCCCAAAGGGGCCCTTCTGACCCTGCAGGTATATTGTGGCAAAGCACCAGCTTCGTCTGCAAAGGCTAACCTCCATTTGCATGATTCCCCAAGTTCTGACGCTAAATGCAAAACCCAGCTTCTCTATTATGTAAACATTTTGTTGATAGACCACCGGTCCCTGCTCCGGACTGGTGACTACGTGCTTCATATGTGGAAATTTCCAGGCAAAGGGGAAGAGCAGGGGAGTATAAATGCTGATAAGCTTACTTCAGCCACGAATCCAGATAAGGACAATTCCATGGCTGTCTCCATTGTCCTGGACAAATACTGCCACCCCATAGCCTTGCCCAAGCACAAGGTAGCATCTGATCCACAAGCGGACAGGGCCAGAGCTGAAATGCCCAACCAACTGCGCAAACAGCTTGAAGAGATCATAGCCACTGACCTGCTTAATCCACTTACCCCTGAAGACAAAGAGTTACTGTGGCATTTCCGATATGAAAGTATAAAGCACCCAAAGGCATACCCTAAGCTGCTTAGCTCTGTGAAATGGGGACAGCAAGAAATAGTAGCTGAAACATACCAATTATTATCCAAGAGAGATGCTTGGGACCAAAGCAGCTTGGATGTTGGATTGACAATGCAACTTCTAGACTGCAACTTTTCCGATGAAAACGTGAGAGCGATGGCGGTGCAAAAACTGGAGGGTTTAGAAGATGATGATGTTCTTCATTATCTCTTGCAGCTAGTTCAGGTATGATGGATATATTCattccattttttcttttctttttaagggaaCATGAAAAGCTTTGGGCAGCATGATGGGCATACATCTATTGCCTGGTGCacctgaatgtgtgaactgatcATATTGCTTTTCAGGTCCCACTATAAGTTGGAATGAGGAATCTTTTTCAGCTTGAGGTGGACATTCTGTTCTGAACAACCTCACAGGGGGGACATGTCAAGGGTGGGTggtgccagaagcaaaagtgggtggagcagttAATGTAAATTTCACCTTTATGCCAGCTAATTTCCACACACactcaagcaagaagcattatcagggTTCAGGCAGAAATGCTCAGGTTGACTCCTGGACTTGAGGTTCTCCAGTACTAAGTGATATGACTTATCTCATGTCTGTTGTGTCCATTCAGAAGTCCAAGTTTCCAATTGATTTTGCAGCCATCCGTTGCTCAGCATAAATGTATGGAGTAGTCAGTATAtccaaagttctctttttaaCCACAGAATCTTTGCCTGTGTAAGAGTAGTAGAACAGCATTCTACCCAACCAATGTGCTTttgtataaaaaaggtaaagggacccctgaccattaggtccagtcgtggccgactctggggttgcggcgctcatctcgctttattggccgagggagccggcatacagcttccaggtcatgtggccagcatgactaagccgcttctggtgaaccagagcagcgcacggaaacgccgtttaccttcccgccggagcggtacctatttatctacttgcactttgacgtgctttcaaactgctaggttggcaggagctgggactgagcaacaggagctcaccccgtcgtggggattcgaacctccgaccttctgaccagcatgtcctaggctctgtggtttaacccacagtgccacccgcgtcccatgtgctTTTGTATACCTATCCCCTATAGGATTCTTGTTTTGCTGCCGGCTTTTCTTTGTATGTCAACCACCTTAGTATATCTTCTTGAAATGAAAGGAAGTATATCAGTTGTTTTAATAATTCCCAAGGGCataatttaaaggggggaaatgctagcTTGTGTTTAGGTCAAATTAGCCTGTGTTACGCTAAAAAATGACAATTCCTCTTGTCAGCTGACAAATGTACCCTTGGTAAAAATGCCCCAATGTGGTAAAATTGCATGTTACATCTTAAAATGAAATGTGTTTCAGAACACAGCAGCTTCCTGACTTGTCTCTGTGCACACGTTTGCAAGGTTCTTTTAACACAAGAACCCTGTGGAGAAAAGTAATTTTGTGTTACTTTATTATCCTCAAAAAGTAGTCACATGAATTTGTCTATTATCAGGGCTTTGGAGATTATGAAATTGATGGACCAAGTGGCTCTTTACTCTCCTATTATAAAAGGCAGAATGCTGAGGAGTGGCATTGCAGTGAGAAGTTGAATAATCCCTGCAATTGCTGATATCACGTGGTCTTGTAACTTTTATTGGCAAATGAAGTTGCTCAATCataaaaaaaaatgatgaaaATGCTTTTGAATTTGGTGAGAATTCTACTTTTGACACAATCCTGTCTAACACCCCCCTCCCAAGTATTtcatttgggctgcaatcctaaccccacttatctgggagtaaagcctgttgagttcaataggacctCCAAAGTGGTGAACAACAGATCAAAATGCAGTAGGATAAAAACACATCCAAATTTACTAAACCAAGACAACAATCCATCAGTCAAAACAGCAGGAATGTGAAATTGGGGAACTCATCAATTGTGATAAAAAGGGAGAGTCAAGCCAGAAGaatatctctcttttttttatggtgttacaagcttggtggatcaggggaatgctgtggaaatagtgtatcttgatttcaataaggcttttgacaaagtcccccatgatattcttgtgagaaAGCTGGTTAAATGTGAGTTTAATGAGATAACTGTTAGTTGGATTTGTAGCtagttgactgactgaacccaaagagtactcattaatgcttcctcctcatcctggaaaaaagtgaaaaGGGGGGCACTGCACGgttgtcctgggcctgttgttgttcagcgtctttataaacgacttgaatgaatgaattgaggAGatgctaattaccgtatttttcgtcccataggacgctccgtcccataggatgcacctagttttttgggggggaaataaaggaattttttctctcctttatttcccccccaaaaccaggtcggggaaaccaaaccacgttggggaacagcgggatggcggcgctccacctccccgctgtcccccgagcttgtggggctggccgatgtctgcagcaggctgctatccgcagcctagggagccctgcggaaactcccgcgggctccccaggcttgctgatagcttcctgaagcctggagagcgagaggggttggtgtatTCGCCCTATGggatgcacacagatttccccttcatttttggagggggaaaagtgcgtcctatagggtgaaaaatacggtaaatttgcagatgacaccaaactgggaaggggtagctaatgctgcagtaGACAGAATTGGAATTCAGTATGACCTTAACAGAGACTTGGAcctaaactaacaaaatgaaattcaataaggacaaatgtaaggttctgcacttaggcagaatATAAGATGtgtgacacctggcttactagtagtatatgtgaaaaagatctagggggtcttagtggatcacaagcttaacatgagtcaacagtgtgatgcagcagcaagtaaaagctaatgctattctaggtagCATTAATAGAGGTactgtatagtgtccagatcaagggaagtaatagtaccattttattttgccttggtcagatcacacatggaatactgtgtccagttctgggtgccacaatttaagaaaggtgTTGACA
This region includes:
- the PIK3CG gene encoding phosphatidylinositol 4,5-bisphosphate 3-kinase catalytic subunit gamma isoform isoform X2, which encodes MELVSSEQPVVMRDDNKRRRRRMKPHSTASNLSSTELISIEFILPTSNMLIDIASNCTVEQMKAQVWMRAIERNQTSDFYHKFTPDQFVLQYQKKGQWYEIYDKHQIIQTLDCILYWKVLQKKVGKIHVIQKQKPTEDVQKFQKQLNYLIGYDVTDVSNVHDDELEFARRRLVTPRTIEVTCRDPKLYSMHPWITSKPLPDYLLSKIVNNNILINIHRGTTSQKIKVPIEDSPDLILQSFFTKMAKKKSLMNIPEDYSELNFVLRVSGRDEYIVGDTPLKNFHWIRQCLKNEDEIHLVLDEPPDPDQDEVQKEEWPLVDDCTGVSGYHEQLTIDGKDHERVFTISLWDCNRKFRVKIIGIDIPVLPRNTDLTVFVEANIQHGQQLLSQKRTTAKPFTEEVLWNMWLEFDIKIKDLPKGALLTLQVYCGKAPASSAKANLHLHDSPSSDAKCKTQLLYYVNILLIDHRSLLRTGDYVLHMWKFPGKGEEQGSINADKLTSATNPDKDNSMAVSIVLDKYCHPIALPKHKVASDPQADRARAEMPNQLRKQLEEIIATDLLNPLTPEDKELLWHFRYESIKHPKAYPKLLSSVKWGQQEIVAETYQLLSKRDAWDQSSLDVGLTMQLLDCNFSDENVRAMAVQKLEGLEDDDVLHYLLQLVQAVKFEPYHDSALARFLLKRGLRNKRIGHFLFWFLRSEIAQSMHYQQRFAVILEAYLRGCGKAMLQDFMKQVQVTELLHKVTMDMKSVSAEKHDVTPQVIAQLKQKLEKLQDSKFPECFRVPYDPGLKAGALVIEKCKVMASKKKPLWLEFKCADPTSLSNETIGIIFKHGDDLRQDMLILQILRIMESIWEEESLDLCLLPYGCISTGNKIGIIEIVKDATTIAKIQQSTGGNTGAFKDEVLNQWLKDKCVIEEKFQAAVDRFVYSCAGYCVATFVLGIGDRHNDNIMITESGNLFHIDFGHILGNYKSFLGINKERVPFVLTPDFLFVMGTTGKKMSPRFQNFQDICVRAYLALRHHTNLLIILFSMMLMTGMPQLTSKEDIEYIRDALTVGKNEEDAKKYFLDQIEICRDKGWTVQFNWFLHLVLGIKQGVEKHSA
- the PIK3CG gene encoding phosphatidylinositol 4,5-bisphosphate 3-kinase catalytic subunit gamma isoform isoform X3, with protein sequence MREKPVPLLKVAITSSCGMELVSSEQPVVMRDDNKRRRRRMKPHSTASNLSSTELISIEFILPTSNMLIDIASNCTVEQMKAQVWMRAIERNQTSDFYHKFTPDQFVLQYQKKGQWYEIYDKHQIIQTLDCILYWKVLQKKVGKIHVIQKQKPTEDVQKFQKQLNYLIGYDVTDVSNVHDDELEFARRRLVTPRTIEVTCRDPKLYSMHPWITSKPLPDYLLSKIVNNNILINIHRGTTSQKIKVPIEDSPDLILQSFFTKMAKKKSLMNIPEDYSELNFVLRVSGRDEYIVGDTPLKNFHWIRQCLKNEDEIHLVLDEPPDPDQDEVQKEEWPLVDDCTGVSGYHEQLTIDGKDHERVFTISLWDCNRKFRVKIIGIDIPVLPRNTDLTVFVEANIQHGQQLLSQKRTTAKPFTEEVLWNMWLEFDIKIKDLPKGALLTLQVYCGKAPASSAKANLHLHDSPSSDAKCKTQLLYYVNILLIDHRSLLRTGDYVLHMWKFPGKGEEQGSINADKLTSATNPDKDNSMAVSIVLDKYCHPIALPKHKVASDPQADRARAEMPNQLRKQLEEIIATDLLNPLTPEDKELLWHFRYESIKHPKAYPKLLSSVKWGQQEIVAETYQLLSKRDAWDQSSLDVGLTMQLLDCNFSDENVRAMAVQKLEGLEDDDVLHYLLQLVQAVKFEPYHDSALARFLLKRGLRNKRIGHFLFWFLRSEIAQSMHYQQRFAVILEAYLRGCGKAMLQDFMKQVQVTELLHKVTMDMKSVSAEKHDVTPQVIAQLKQKLEKLQDSKFPECFRVPYDPGLKAGALVIEKCKVMASKKKPLWLEFKCADPTSLSNETIGIIFKHGDDLRQDMLILQILRIMESIWEEESLDLCLLPYGCISTGNKIGIIEIVKDATTIAKIQQSTGGNTGAFKDEVLNQWLKDKCVIEEKFQAAVDRFVYSCAGYCVATFVLGIGDRHNDNIMITESGYLCEGLPCSSASHKPSHHPVFHDADDWNASAD
- the PIK3CG gene encoding phosphatidylinositol 4,5-bisphosphate 3-kinase catalytic subunit gamma isoform isoform X1: MREKPVPLLKVAITSSCGMELVSSEQPVVMRDDNKRRRRRMKPHSTASNLSSTELISIEFILPTSNMLIDIASNCTVEQMKAQVWMRAIERNQTSDFYHKFTPDQFVLQYQKKGQWYEIYDKHQIIQTLDCILYWKVLQKKVGKIHVIQKQKPTEDVQKFQKQLNYLIGYDVTDVSNVHDDELEFARRRLVTPRTIEVTCRDPKLYSMHPWITSKPLPDYLLSKIVNNNILINIHRGTTSQKIKVPIEDSPDLILQSFFTKMAKKKSLMNIPEDYSELNFVLRVSGRDEYIVGDTPLKNFHWIRQCLKNEDEIHLVLDEPPDPDQDEVQKEEWPLVDDCTGVSGYHEQLTIDGKDHERVFTISLWDCNRKFRVKIIGIDIPVLPRNTDLTVFVEANIQHGQQLLSQKRTTAKPFTEEVLWNMWLEFDIKIKDLPKGALLTLQVYCGKAPASSAKANLHLHDSPSSDAKCKTQLLYYVNILLIDHRSLLRTGDYVLHMWKFPGKGEEQGSINADKLTSATNPDKDNSMAVSIVLDKYCHPIALPKHKVASDPQADRARAEMPNQLRKQLEEIIATDLLNPLTPEDKELLWHFRYESIKHPKAYPKLLSSVKWGQQEIVAETYQLLSKRDAWDQSSLDVGLTMQLLDCNFSDENVRAMAVQKLEGLEDDDVLHYLLQLVQAVKFEPYHDSALARFLLKRGLRNKRIGHFLFWFLRSEIAQSMHYQQRFAVILEAYLRGCGKAMLQDFMKQVQVTELLHKVTMDMKSVSAEKHDVTPQVIAQLKQKLEKLQDSKFPECFRVPYDPGLKAGALVIEKCKVMASKKKPLWLEFKCADPTSLSNETIGIIFKHGDDLRQDMLILQILRIMESIWEEESLDLCLLPYGCISTGNKIGIIEIVKDATTIAKIQQSTGGNTGAFKDEVLNQWLKDKCVIEEKFQAAVDRFVYSCAGYCVATFVLGIGDRHNDNIMITESGNLFHIDFGHILGNYKSFLGINKERVPFVLTPDFLFVMGTTGKKMSPRFQNFQDICVRAYLALRHHTNLLIILFSMMLMTGMPQLTSKEDIEYIRDALTVGKNEEDAKKYFLDQIEICRDKGWTVQFNWFLHLVLGIKQGVEKHSA